In Desulfonatronospira thiodismutans ASO3-1, the sequence GGTAGATGTTCAGGTCATCGTTGTTGGTGGTGATGATAATGGAGGGAGCTTTGTCTATCCCGGCACGCTTCAGGGTATGAAAATCCGCGGCATTGCCGAGAATGTATTTTTCCTTGCTGGCCACAATGCGCGAGCTTTTCTCTACTATGCGGTAATCAATATCGTTCTCCGCCAGTGCATCCGCCGCAGCCCTGCCCACCCGGCCTCCGCCAAGGACGATTACCGGATCAAAGGAAAGGTTGTAGATGCCGTATATCTCGTCGTACTTTTCCAGCTGTTCCTGGGAACCTGCCAGCACCAGCACGGTATTGGAGCCTATGCGCATGTCCGGGTGGGGGATCTTGAAGCTGCCCCTCTCCCAGATGCCCACCACGTTGACCCCTGTGGTTTCCCGAAGCCTGCTTTCTATGATTTTTTTGCCCTCCAGGGGAGTGCGCATGACCGGAGTCTCTGCGATGAGCAAGTCTCCGAACCGGCCGATGACATTGGCATGCATGCTCACCCCAAGCACCCGCCTGGCCAGGGCCTGGCCGAGCATAACTGGGAACTGGTGTACCTGGCTGGCACCGGCCATTTGAAGTATGTCTAAGGACTCCAGGGTTTCCGCAGTGGCTATGACCTGAGTACTCTGACTCAGCTCGCGCAGGGTGAACACGGCGTTGGTATTGGTATGATCGTCGTTGTTGAACAGGACCAGTTCGGCCTTGTCCGCGCGGGCCTTGCGGTAGGTATCCAGGTCGTCAAGTTCCCCCAGCATTATCCTGTAGCCCTGGTCATGCAGTTCCAGGGCCCTTTGCTGATCCGGAACCAGGATGCAGTAGGGATAGTTGTACTGCTTCAGTTTTTCCACCAGGTTGGCGATCATGGGGTCAAAATTGCTCAAGAGTACATGCCCGGTTGTCTTTTTCTGCAGCTCCCTGGGAGTTCTGGCCTTGTTATGGGCCTCTAACCAGGGGGCATAAAAAAAGCGGATGAATGTAAACGGGAGCATGACCAGCAGGAAAATCACCCCTGACAGCAGAACCAGCACGGAAAACATACGTCCCAGGTCCGTATGAAAGGTAATGTCTCCGTACCCCAGGGTACTCATGGTCACTGCAGTCCAGTACAGACCGTCCAGGATGGTATGCTCCTGCCCCTCCATAACCATGAGTCCGTGAAAAGCCAGGGTGTACAGGACCATCATGCCAACCAGGACAAGCAGAAACTTCAAAAGGGCCAGGATATTGTTCTTGGCGGTTTTGTCCTCAAAAAAATAGGCGACAATGGATGGTATAAATTTCATTGGTCTTATTACCTTTACAAAAAAATTCCCATCTGTCGGTGGGGACCGAGGCCTTCTTTCCTGCAGGCCGAAATCAGACAGACTTTCCCTCAACGGCAAACAGGACGCCCTTCTACTACACCTCAGTAACTCTATAGGCAAGAGGCAGGGAAAAAATTTTTCAGCGGGAAAAAATTGACACCTTGCGCTTGACACGCAATAAGGGTAACCATTCAGAAGGCCCCGGTTGTGACTGATGGCACAAGCCCCCAGAGGCCCTGAAAAACGTTAAGGAAGGGATTTCATACAACCACCCCCGACCCCTCCTTGGCTAAGGCTGACCTTTACCCACACATGACACCGTGGGTCTGGTCAGGGTCCGGAGGGCATATTGGGATAAGCCTGCGGATTCATAATTGTGTACATCTCTGTGGCTGTATCCAGGCGTTGCAGGCCTCGCCAAAGGGTTTGGGTTCCAGGAGGACCGTCGCCTTTACGTCCAAGGTGTCCTCCTATTCCTGCCACCATATATATTGATTGCTGCAGTGATGGTGGTTCTTCTGGAGGCGTGGAGGTTTTGTATACATAACAGCAAAGGGCTTTCCATTCGGCATCACTAAAAAAAGCTGTGCATGGTACATCGGGAATCTCCCTGCCAAGCATAGTCAGATGATAAATACGCCACGCAACCACCATGTCTACACCAAGGCATGCCTGCAGGCGATCAGCAGTGCCCAGCTGACGGTTTTTTATACGGCAGCCACTTTTAAGAGTTCTATGATAAACCTCAATCCCCCAGCGGTTTGCATACCAGTTTACGCATCTTTTTGCGGTCTGGAAGTCCGGCACCTCTTCGGTGGTCAGCAGCATCCATTCAATAGGATCGGAATGCTCCTGCTCCAGGACATATACAGCCCAGACAGTTGCCGGGCCATGCTTATTTAAACGCTTGGGCGGTTTGAGGGTTACCTGGGTAAAGCGGATATCCATCCAGGTATCACGGGCCTTACGCGACCCACTGCGTGGAACGTGTATTTTAAGTGATCCGCTTACAGGTTGTTTGAAGACATATTCCCACAGCGAATCATCGTGCAGTTGGCGATTACGCGATTTTTCAGCTCTGACCAGCAGCCGCGGAGCCTGTGGATCTTCCAGAGCGCTGGAAAAGAGTTCGTATATATCCGATTCCCGGTCCCCAATACTTACCAGCTTGGTATCCGGGCAGAGTTTTTGAACTTCGCAGACTTTTTCAAAACTGCGAAGCCATTTAATGCTTTCTTTTTGCTCTATGGGCAGTTCTTTACGCCGTTCTCTTTTCTTTTCATCCTCTGGATCTCTGGCCCAACACTGGGCATCCAGAACACCCAGGGGTATGCCTTCTTCTGTAAAGGCCAGTGTGTCGTGCAGGAGTAGGCCGATGAGGGTATCCTCACTGGTACATATAGGCCCCAGGTCACTGGTCATGGGATGCGCACTATAGTTCAAGGTCGTGGTATCCTGAGGAGCAAGGACCACGGGATGTTCTTTGATACGTTCAACTGTGGCCTCTTTGTGAGCGTCAAGTATTACATCCATATTTATCCTGGGGTTTTGAAAAAACCTGTAGGCTCCCATTGTCCGGGCCTTGGAACCGCTGGCTTTTGGTATATCACCTTCAGGGTCTGCAAAAAAATCCTGGGCAATGTTAAAAAGTCGTTGCTTTAGACGATCATCGTAAAGGCGAATGGCCCCGAACTCGTATTCAGCCCAGTTTTCTGGTTCTTCCGGAAGAGGAATTTCGCCTAATTTCTTTTGAGGTTCACGGCAAAGAACTTCACGCCAGTTGGAACACAAAGGCTTGAGAAAAATATTTTTTGGAACTCCGTCTCTGCGACCGGCGGTCTGGTTGTCCAGTAAAGTCCAGTTGTCAGCTTTGTAACATGTGCCGGAAAACCTGCCTGGATCAACAAAGGTCTCTACCAGAACGGGGCGTATATTGTATCGTTGTTCCCAGTCCTGGGGCAGCCTGGCCAGGGCTATGGATAAAACGTAGGAGGCCAGATTACAAACCTGGACCGTAGGCAGAATTAAAAATCTGGCGTTTCTAAGCACCTGATGCAAATTTGTTCTTCGGGCGGCTTCACTCCAGCCGATATACTTATCTCT encodes:
- a CDS encoding potassium channel family protein, translating into MKFIPSIVAYFFEDKTAKNNILALLKFLLVLVGMMVLYTLAFHGLMVMEGQEHTILDGLYWTAVTMSTLGYGDITFHTDLGRMFSVLVLLSGVIFLLVMLPFTFIRFFYAPWLEAHNKARTPRELQKKTTGHVLLSNFDPMIANLVEKLKQYNYPYCILVPDQQRALELHDQGYRIMLGELDDLDTYRKARADKAELVLFNNDDHTNTNAVFTLRELSQSTQVIATAETLESLDILQMAGASQVHQFPVMLGQALARRVLGVSMHANVIGRFGDLLIAETPVMRTPLEGKKIIESRLRETTGVNVVGIWERGSFKIPHPDMRIGSNTVLVLAGSQEQLEKYDEIYGIYNLSFDPVIVLGGGRVGRAAADALAENDIDYRIVEKSSRIVASKEKYILGNAADFHTLKRAGIDKAPSIIITTNNDDLNIYLTIYCRKLRPKMQIISRATRDRSVSKLHQAGADLVMSYASMGANSVINYIKGDNVLMVAEGLDIFREKVTGNLHDKSLEQSNIRMKSGCSVIAIDSSGRGTIINPEPDTRLQDGDELILIGTSEAEKKFLCTFKNGNKP
- a CDS encoding IS4 family transposase produces the protein MYISGQYFSKDTLNWVQATINEQPSMSMRELSRLVCQKLDWRAANGNLCQVSCRKTLAELNRRNILELPQKEQFYDFQQKKAASNNFEPPNVDCTLDQLGEVNVYPVASRYSKDSKLFFHLLEQYHYLGNGSLCGAQMRYLIHSSTYGHLGALAFDSASWAVKARDKYIGWSEAARRTNLHQVLRNARFLILPTVQVCNLASYVLSIALARLPQDWEQRYNIRPVLVETFVDPGRFSGTCYKADNWTLLDNQTAGRRDGVPKNIFLKPLCSNWREVLCREPQKKLGEIPLPEEPENWAEYEFGAIRLYDDRLKQRLFNIAQDFFADPEGDIPKASGSKARTMGAYRFFQNPRINMDVILDAHKEATVERIKEHPVVLAPQDTTTLNYSAHPMTSDLGPICTSEDTLIGLLLHDTLAFTEEGIPLGVLDAQCWARDPEDEKKRERRKELPIEQKESIKWLRSFEKVCEVQKLCPDTKLVSIGDRESDIYELFSSALEDPQAPRLLVRAEKSRNRQLHDDSLWEYVFKQPVSGSLKIHVPRSGSRKARDTWMDIRFTQVTLKPPKRLNKHGPATVWAVYVLEQEHSDPIEWMLLTTEEVPDFQTAKRCVNWYANRWGIEVYHRTLKSGCRIKNRQLGTADRLQACLGVDMVVAWRIYHLTMLGREIPDVPCTAFFSDAEWKALCCYVYKTSTPPEEPPSLQQSIYMVAGIGGHLGRKGDGPPGTQTLWRGLQRLDTATEMYTIMNPQAYPNMPSGP